The following coding sequences are from one Musa acuminata AAA Group cultivar baxijiao chromosome BXJ2-4, Cavendish_Baxijiao_AAA, whole genome shotgun sequence window:
- the LOC103980704 gene encoding protein TOPLESS-RELATED PROTEIN 2 isoform X1 yields the protein MSSLSRELVFLILQFLDEEKFKETVHKLEQESGFYFNMKHFEDLVQAGEWDEVERYLGGFTKVEDNRYSMKIFFEIRKQKYLEALDRHDRAKAVEILVKDLKVFASFNEELFKEITQLLTLENFRQNEQLSKYGDTKSARNIMLLELKKLIEANPLFRDKLTFPPFKASRLRTLINQSLNWQHQLCKNPRPNPDIKTLFTDHSCAAPTNGARAPPPTNGPLVGAIPKSGQFPPMGAHGIQPFQPVVSPPASAIAGWMTNANPPLPHAAMAQGPPGLVQPPNTAAFLKHPRTPTSAPGMDYQTADSEHLMKRMRMGQTDEVSFPGATHPPNIYSQDDIPKSVVRTLSQGSNIMSLDFHPVHQTILLVGTNVGDIAIWEVGSRERIVHRTFKVWEIGTCTVSLQAALMKDAAISVNRCLWSPDGSIFGIAFSKHIVQIYAFNINGELRQPVEIDAHVGGVNDIAFSHPTKSLSIITCGDDKTIKVWDATTGQKQYTFEGHDAPVYSVCPHYKESIQFIFSTAIDGKIKAWLYDCLGSRVDYDAPGRWCTTMAYSADGTRLFSCGTSKDGESHLVEWNETEGAIKRTYSGFRKRSLGVVQFDTTKNRFLAAGDEFMIKFWDMDNINILTTTDADGGLPASPRLRFNREGSLLAVTTSDNGLKILANADGQRLVRVLESRAFEGTRVTSQQINANVKAPIVNALGAVSNVSSPIAATPELTDRTLPVVSMSSLLQAADIKPKISDDSEKIKCWKLADIVDSAHLKALRLPDPVTTSSKVVRLLYTNSGLAVLALGSNAIHKLWKWTRNERNPSGKSTTSVAPQLWQPANGILMTNETSDSNPEEATACIALSKNDSYVMSASGGKVSLFNMMTFKVMTTFMAPPPAATFLAFHPQDNNIIAIGMEDSSIQIYNVRVDEVKTKLKGHQKKITGLAFSQSLTVLVSSGADAQLCMWSIDGWDKKKSRFIQAPASRTSPLVGDTKVQFHNDQTHLLVVHESQLGIYDSKLECLRSWSPRDPLPAPISSAVYSCDGLLVYAGFCDGAVGVFEADSLKLRCRIALTAYISSSISSSGPVYPMVIAAHPSEPNQIALGMSDGAVHVVEPSDVDSKWGAAPPQENGSLLRITSNPASSNSQASEPPPR from the exons ATGTCTTCTTTGAGCAGGGAATTGGTTTTCCTGATATTGCAGTTCCTGGACGAGGAAAAGTTCAAGGAAACCGTTCATAA GTTGGAACAAGAGTCAGGCTTTTACTTCAATATGAAGCACTTTGAGGATCTCGTTCAGGCAGGGGAATGGGACGAAGTTGAACGTTATCTTGGTGGTTTCACCAAGGTTGAGGACAATCGCTATTCGATGAAAATATTCTTTGAGATCAGGAAGCAGAAGTACCTGGAAGCACTAGATAG GCATGATAGGGCAAAGGCTGTTGAAATACTCGTGAAGGATCTCAAAGTTTTTGCCTCTTTTAATGAGGAACTATTTAAGGAAATCACCCAGTTGCTTACCCTGGAGAATTTTAG GCAAAATGAACAGCTTTCTAAGTACGGAGACACTAAATCAGCCAGAAATATTATGCTTCTGGAGCTTAAGAAACTCATTGAAGCTAATCCTTTGTTCCGGGATAAATTGACATTTCCACCATTTAAAGCTTCTCGGCTGAGGACATTAATAAATCAAAG TCTTAATTGGCAGCATCAACTTTGCAAGAATCCACGGCCAAACCCTGATATCAAAACACTTTTTACTGATCATTCTTGTGCTGCTCCTACCAATGGAGCTCGTGCACCTCCACCTACCAATGGCCCTCTTGTTGGGGCCATTCCTAAATCTGGGCAATTCCCCCCGATGGGTGCTCATGGT ATTCAGCCATTCCAACCAGTTGTCTCTCCACCTGCGAGTGCCATTGCAGGATGGATGACAAATGCTAACCCACCATTACCACATGCTGCTATGGCACAAGGTCCCCCAGGTCTTGTTCAACCTCCAAATACAG CTGCCTTTTTGAAGCACCCAAGGACTCCTACAAGTGCCCCTGGTATGGATTATCAAACAGCAGACTCTGAACATTTGATGAAGAGAATGCGTATGGGTCAAACGGATGAG GTGTCGTTTCCTGGTGCAACTCATCCACCCAATATCTACTCCCAAGATGATATTCCAAAAAGTGTTGTGCGAACACTAAGTCAGGGGTCAAATATCATGAGTTTGGATTTCCACCCTGTGCATCAAACAATTCTTCTAG TTGGAACAAATGTTGGTGACATTGCCATATGGGAAGTTGGGTCTCGAGAAAGGATAGTGCATAGAACTTTCAAGGTCTGGGAGATTGGAACTTGTACTGTGTCTTTACAG GCTGCACTAATGAAAGATGCTGCCATATCTGTCAATCGATGCTTATGGAGTCCGGATGGATCTATATTTG GCATTGCTTTTTCGAAGCATATTGTTCAAATATATGCTTTTAATATAAATGGAGAGTTGAGGCAACCGGTGGAG ATCGATGCTCATGTTGGTGGTGTCAATGATATTGCCTTCTCTCATCCCACCAAGAGTTTGTCGATAATCACATGTGGTGATGACAAGACAATTAAA GTTTGGGATGCTACAACAGGACAGAAGCAGTACACATTTGAGGGCCATGATGCTCCTGTATACTCTGTTTGCCCACACTATAAGGAATCAATCCAG TTCATCTTCTCCACTGCCATTGATGGGAAAATCAAGGCATGGCTCTATGATTGTTTGGGTTCTAGAGTTGACTATGATGCTCCTGGACGTTGGTGCACGACAATGGCATACAGTGCTGATGGAACAAG GCTCTTTTCTTGTGGAACCAGTAAAGATGGTGAATCACATTTAGTTGAGTGGAATGAGACTGAGGGTGCTATTAAAAGGACATACTCTGGCTTTAGAAAACGTTCATTAGGAGTTGTCCAATTTGACACCACAAAGAACCGGTTCTTGGCTGCTGGAGATGAATTTATGATTAAGTTTTGGGATATGGACAACATTAATATACTGACTACAACTGATGCAGATGGTGGATTGCCT GCAAGTCCTCGTCTGAGATTCAACCGTGAAGGATCATTGCTGGCTGTTACAACAAGTGACAATGGTCTTAAAATCTTAGCTAATGCTGATGGACAACGGTTGGTGAGGGTGCTTGAGAGTAGGGCATTTGAAGGCACTCGTGTTACTTCTCAACAGATTAATGCTAATGTAAag GCCCCGATTGTAAATGCACTTGGagctgtttcaaatgtttctagtCCTATAGCAGCTACTCCTGAACTAACCGATCGAACCCTGCCTGTAGTGTCAATGAGTAGCTTG CTGCAGGCTGCAGATATTAAACCAAAGATTTCAGATGATTCTGAAAAGATAAAATGCTGGAAATTAGCTGATATTGTTGATTCTGCTCACCTCAAAGCCTTGCGGTTGCCAGATCCAGTGACGACATCAAGCAAG GTTGTTCGTTTGTTATACACAAACTCTGGGCTGGCAGTATTGGCACTTGGCTCCAATGCAATCCATAAGCTGTGGAAATGGACACGGAATGAGCGTAATCCATCTGGCAAG TCAACCACATCTGTCGCCCCTCAGCTATGGCAACCAGCAAATGGTATTCTAATGACTAATGAAACAAGTGACAGCAATCCAGAAGAAGCAACTGCATGTATTGCTTTGTCAAAGAACGACTCTTATGTCATGTCTGCATCCGGTGGAAAGGTTTCTTTGTTTAACATGATGACTTTCAAG GTTATGACAACATTCATGGCACCCCCACCTGCAGCCACCTTCCTAGCATTCCATCCTCAGGACAACAATATTATTGCAATTGGAATGGAAGATTCTAGTATTCAGATATATAATGTTCGTGTTGATGAG GTTAAAACCAAGTTGAAAGGTCATCAGAAAAAAATAACAGGTCTTGCGTTTTCCCAGTCATTAACTGTGCTTGTCTCTTCAGGAGCTGATGCTCAG CTCTGCATGTGGAGCATTGATGGATGGGACAAGAAAAAATCACGATTTATCCAGGCACCAGCCTCTCGTACATCTCCTTTAGTTGGTGACACCAAAGTTCAATTTCACAATGATCAGACACACCTCTTGGTCGTTCATGAAAGCCAACTGGGAATCTATGACAGTAAGCTTGAATGTTTGCGCTCG TGGTCGCCTAGAGATCCACTACCAGCTCCAATTTCTAGTGCAGTGTATTCTTGTGATGGTCTCTTGGTATATGCCGGATTTTGTGATGGTGCAGTTGGAGTTTTTGAAGCAGATAGCCTGAAGCTTCGTTGTCGAATTGCGCTTACTGCTTATATAAGCTCATCCATTTCTAG TTCTGGTCCAGTTTATCCCATGGTGATTGCGGCTCACCCGTCTGAACCAAATCAGATCGCACTGGGGATGAGCGACGGTGCAGTTCACGTTGTGGAGCCATCCGACGTCGACTCAAAATGGGGGGCAGCACCACCCCAGGAAAACGGATCTCTCCTGCGCATCACCTCCAATCCTGCCTCAAGCAACAGTCAGGCGTCAGAACCCCCTCCGAGGTGA
- the LOC103980704 gene encoding protein TOPLESS-RELATED PROTEIN 2 isoform X2 — protein MSSLSRELVFLILQFLDEEKFKETVHKLEQESGFYFNMKHFEDLVQAGEWDEVERYLGGFTKVEDNRYSMKIFFEIRKQKYLEALDRHDRAKAVEILVKDLKVFASFNEELFKEITQLLTLENFRQNEQLSKYGDTKSARNIMLLELKKLIEANPLFRDKLTFPPFKASRLRTLINQSLNWQHQLCKNPRPNPDIKTLFTDHSCAAPTNGARAPPPTNGPLVGAIPKSGQFPPMGAHGIQPFQPVVSPPASAIAGWMTNANPPLPHAAMAQGPPGLVQPPNTAAFLKHPRTPTSAPGMDYQTADSEHLMKRMRMGQTDEVSFPGATHPPNIYSQDDIPKSVVRTLSQGSNIMSLDFHPVHQTILLVGTNVGDIAIWEVGSRERIVHRTFKVWEIGTCTVSLQAALMKDAAISVNRCLWSPDGSIFGIAFSKHIVQIYAFNINGELRQPVEIDAHVGGVNDIAFSHPTKSLSIITCGDDKTIKVWDATTGQKQYTFEGHDAPVYSVCPHYKESIQFIFSTAIDGKIKAWLYDCLGSRVDYDAPGRWCTTMAYSADGTRLFSCGTSKDGESHLVEWNETEGAIKRTYSGFRKRSLGVVQFDTTKNRFLAAGDEFMIKFWDMDNINILTTTDADGGLPASPRLRFNREGSLLAVTTSDNGLKILANADGQRLVRVLESRAFEGTRVTSQQINANVKAPIVNALGAVSNVSSPIAATPELTDRTLPVVSMSSLAADIKPKISDDSEKIKCWKLADIVDSAHLKALRLPDPVTTSSKVVRLLYTNSGLAVLALGSNAIHKLWKWTRNERNPSGKSTTSVAPQLWQPANGILMTNETSDSNPEEATACIALSKNDSYVMSASGGKVSLFNMMTFKVMTTFMAPPPAATFLAFHPQDNNIIAIGMEDSSIQIYNVRVDEVKTKLKGHQKKITGLAFSQSLTVLVSSGADAQLCMWSIDGWDKKKSRFIQAPASRTSPLVGDTKVQFHNDQTHLLVVHESQLGIYDSKLECLRSWSPRDPLPAPISSAVYSCDGLLVYAGFCDGAVGVFEADSLKLRCRIALTAYISSSISSSGPVYPMVIAAHPSEPNQIALGMSDGAVHVVEPSDVDSKWGAAPPQENGSLLRITSNPASSNSQASEPPPR, from the exons ATGTCTTCTTTGAGCAGGGAATTGGTTTTCCTGATATTGCAGTTCCTGGACGAGGAAAAGTTCAAGGAAACCGTTCATAA GTTGGAACAAGAGTCAGGCTTTTACTTCAATATGAAGCACTTTGAGGATCTCGTTCAGGCAGGGGAATGGGACGAAGTTGAACGTTATCTTGGTGGTTTCACCAAGGTTGAGGACAATCGCTATTCGATGAAAATATTCTTTGAGATCAGGAAGCAGAAGTACCTGGAAGCACTAGATAG GCATGATAGGGCAAAGGCTGTTGAAATACTCGTGAAGGATCTCAAAGTTTTTGCCTCTTTTAATGAGGAACTATTTAAGGAAATCACCCAGTTGCTTACCCTGGAGAATTTTAG GCAAAATGAACAGCTTTCTAAGTACGGAGACACTAAATCAGCCAGAAATATTATGCTTCTGGAGCTTAAGAAACTCATTGAAGCTAATCCTTTGTTCCGGGATAAATTGACATTTCCACCATTTAAAGCTTCTCGGCTGAGGACATTAATAAATCAAAG TCTTAATTGGCAGCATCAACTTTGCAAGAATCCACGGCCAAACCCTGATATCAAAACACTTTTTACTGATCATTCTTGTGCTGCTCCTACCAATGGAGCTCGTGCACCTCCACCTACCAATGGCCCTCTTGTTGGGGCCATTCCTAAATCTGGGCAATTCCCCCCGATGGGTGCTCATGGT ATTCAGCCATTCCAACCAGTTGTCTCTCCACCTGCGAGTGCCATTGCAGGATGGATGACAAATGCTAACCCACCATTACCACATGCTGCTATGGCACAAGGTCCCCCAGGTCTTGTTCAACCTCCAAATACAG CTGCCTTTTTGAAGCACCCAAGGACTCCTACAAGTGCCCCTGGTATGGATTATCAAACAGCAGACTCTGAACATTTGATGAAGAGAATGCGTATGGGTCAAACGGATGAG GTGTCGTTTCCTGGTGCAACTCATCCACCCAATATCTACTCCCAAGATGATATTCCAAAAAGTGTTGTGCGAACACTAAGTCAGGGGTCAAATATCATGAGTTTGGATTTCCACCCTGTGCATCAAACAATTCTTCTAG TTGGAACAAATGTTGGTGACATTGCCATATGGGAAGTTGGGTCTCGAGAAAGGATAGTGCATAGAACTTTCAAGGTCTGGGAGATTGGAACTTGTACTGTGTCTTTACAG GCTGCACTAATGAAAGATGCTGCCATATCTGTCAATCGATGCTTATGGAGTCCGGATGGATCTATATTTG GCATTGCTTTTTCGAAGCATATTGTTCAAATATATGCTTTTAATATAAATGGAGAGTTGAGGCAACCGGTGGAG ATCGATGCTCATGTTGGTGGTGTCAATGATATTGCCTTCTCTCATCCCACCAAGAGTTTGTCGATAATCACATGTGGTGATGACAAGACAATTAAA GTTTGGGATGCTACAACAGGACAGAAGCAGTACACATTTGAGGGCCATGATGCTCCTGTATACTCTGTTTGCCCACACTATAAGGAATCAATCCAG TTCATCTTCTCCACTGCCATTGATGGGAAAATCAAGGCATGGCTCTATGATTGTTTGGGTTCTAGAGTTGACTATGATGCTCCTGGACGTTGGTGCACGACAATGGCATACAGTGCTGATGGAACAAG GCTCTTTTCTTGTGGAACCAGTAAAGATGGTGAATCACATTTAGTTGAGTGGAATGAGACTGAGGGTGCTATTAAAAGGACATACTCTGGCTTTAGAAAACGTTCATTAGGAGTTGTCCAATTTGACACCACAAAGAACCGGTTCTTGGCTGCTGGAGATGAATTTATGATTAAGTTTTGGGATATGGACAACATTAATATACTGACTACAACTGATGCAGATGGTGGATTGCCT GCAAGTCCTCGTCTGAGATTCAACCGTGAAGGATCATTGCTGGCTGTTACAACAAGTGACAATGGTCTTAAAATCTTAGCTAATGCTGATGGACAACGGTTGGTGAGGGTGCTTGAGAGTAGGGCATTTGAAGGCACTCGTGTTACTTCTCAACAGATTAATGCTAATGTAAag GCCCCGATTGTAAATGCACTTGGagctgtttcaaatgtttctagtCCTATAGCAGCTACTCCTGAACTAACCGATCGAACCCTGCCTGTAGTGTCAATGAGTAGCTTG GCTGCAGATATTAAACCAAAGATTTCAGATGATTCTGAAAAGATAAAATGCTGGAAATTAGCTGATATTGTTGATTCTGCTCACCTCAAAGCCTTGCGGTTGCCAGATCCAGTGACGACATCAAGCAAG GTTGTTCGTTTGTTATACACAAACTCTGGGCTGGCAGTATTGGCACTTGGCTCCAATGCAATCCATAAGCTGTGGAAATGGACACGGAATGAGCGTAATCCATCTGGCAAG TCAACCACATCTGTCGCCCCTCAGCTATGGCAACCAGCAAATGGTATTCTAATGACTAATGAAACAAGTGACAGCAATCCAGAAGAAGCAACTGCATGTATTGCTTTGTCAAAGAACGACTCTTATGTCATGTCTGCATCCGGTGGAAAGGTTTCTTTGTTTAACATGATGACTTTCAAG GTTATGACAACATTCATGGCACCCCCACCTGCAGCCACCTTCCTAGCATTCCATCCTCAGGACAACAATATTATTGCAATTGGAATGGAAGATTCTAGTATTCAGATATATAATGTTCGTGTTGATGAG GTTAAAACCAAGTTGAAAGGTCATCAGAAAAAAATAACAGGTCTTGCGTTTTCCCAGTCATTAACTGTGCTTGTCTCTTCAGGAGCTGATGCTCAG CTCTGCATGTGGAGCATTGATGGATGGGACAAGAAAAAATCACGATTTATCCAGGCACCAGCCTCTCGTACATCTCCTTTAGTTGGTGACACCAAAGTTCAATTTCACAATGATCAGACACACCTCTTGGTCGTTCATGAAAGCCAACTGGGAATCTATGACAGTAAGCTTGAATGTTTGCGCTCG TGGTCGCCTAGAGATCCACTACCAGCTCCAATTTCTAGTGCAGTGTATTCTTGTGATGGTCTCTTGGTATATGCCGGATTTTGTGATGGTGCAGTTGGAGTTTTTGAAGCAGATAGCCTGAAGCTTCGTTGTCGAATTGCGCTTACTGCTTATATAAGCTCATCCATTTCTAG TTCTGGTCCAGTTTATCCCATGGTGATTGCGGCTCACCCGTCTGAACCAAATCAGATCGCACTGGGGATGAGCGACGGTGCAGTTCACGTTGTGGAGCCATCCGACGTCGACTCAAAATGGGGGGCAGCACCACCCCAGGAAAACGGATCTCTCCTGCGCATCACCTCCAATCCTGCCTCAAGCAACAGTCAGGCGTCAGAACCCCCTCCGAGGTGA